In a genomic window of Brettanomyces nanus chromosome 1, complete sequence:
- a CDS encoding uncharacterized protein (BUSCO:EOG09343FPA): protein MVRSVYHPIPQDMICSISGEPTSNPVLSLKSRRIFDRKLISQYISQNQKDPINEEPMTEDDLVSIDDSINSSIVLTRKSNQDSIPSMLAMFQNEWDSLSLEIFELRKQIVELKKELSLSLYRQDAAVKVATRAVKERDEARNALQALAMKIGTGDIGEVDEESEEPKEPNQPKEPKEPVEKMVGDKSISLTQQYVDLLTKEQLVLFSRHKSHKHKLPFSLRENFKLSFDETASVDHGEYKVYSKSEFKIAIVYEKDNSGEIFEIDSKTNDLTLVTNFKVDRRSQIVGLNWIHDKNSDDTKLLLTTKTKVLAISCKDGKKSDYIKSKEQIKATAVHPSLPISIQAYSDRYTIFDGKKVIYKSAKISESVITDAVIHNDGILMALGHENSVVDIFELVQEKKLLTISPPEDGLGKLSQMLFAKNGYWLLIKYGEKVVGVYDLRKGVFQNVIRFNSVEAGQVHLDPASRLMFLGEWYSAYEKKTKKWTEPQTLPVEGDKVDIEVLEGADGYLGMILNNEGVKVGNLGITDYSAV, encoded by the exons ATGGTCC GTAGTGTTTATCATCCCATTCCTCAAGATATGATCTGCTCCATATCAGGAGAACCGACTTCGAATCCTGTTCTTTCGCTGAAATCTAGAAGGATCTTCGATCGGAAGTTGATCTCCCAATACATctctcaaaatcaaaagGATCCTATTAATGAGGAGCCCATGACAGAGGATGATTTGGTGTCCATTGACGATTCCATCAACTCCAGTATTGTCCTCACGAGGAAATCAAATCAAGACTCTATTCCGTCAATGCTTGCTATGTTTCAGAATGAATGGGACTCGTTATCATTGGAGATATTCGAGCTTCGCAAGCAGATtgttgaattgaagaaagagctAAGTTTATCTTTGTATAGGCAGGATGCCGCAGTAAAGGTGGCGACTCGGGCTGTTAAAGAGAGGGACGAGGCACGAAATGCATTGCAAGCGTTGGCAATGAAGATCGGAACTGGTGATATAGGTGAGGTGGACGAGGAATCCGAGGAACCAAAGGAACCAAATCAACCAAAGGAGCCAAAGGAACCTGTTGAGAAAATGGTTGGAGACAAGTCCATCTCGCTTACTCAACAATATGTTGACCTTCTCACCAAGGAGCAGCTCGTGCTTTTTTCTCGGCACAAGTCGCATAAGCACAAACTTCCGTTTAGCTTGAGAGAAAACTTTAAACTATCATTTGATGAGACAGCGTCAGTCGATCACGGCGAATACAAGGTGTACTCTAAAAGTGAGTTTAAGATTGCCATTGTTTATGAGAAGGATAATAGTGGCGAGATCTTTGAAATAGATTCAAAGACTAACGATCTTACCTTGGTCACAAATTTCAAAGTGGATCGTCGCAGTCAAATTGTTGGATTGAACTGGATTCACGACAAGAACAGTGATGACACCAAGTTGTTGCTCACCACAAAGACTAAAGTATTGGCAATATCTTGCAAGGATGGTAAGAAATCAGACTATATCAAATCTAAGGAGCAGATTAAGGCCACAGCAGTTCATCCCTCGTTACCCATATCTATTCAAGCGTATTCGGACAGATATACAATCTTTGACGGTAAAAAAGTCATCTACAAGTCTGCTAAGATCTCTGAAAGTGTAATTACTGATGCTGTCATACATAATGACGGCATACTAATGGCATTGGGTCATGAGAATTCGGTAGTGGATATTTTTGAACTCgttcaagagaaaaagctCCTGACAATTTCACCTCCTGAAGATGGTTTGGGTAAATTGTCACAGATGCTGTTTGCCAAGAATGGTTACTGGTTATTGATTAAATACGGCGAAAAAGTGGTGGGAGTCTACGATCTACGGAAAGGCGTATTCCAGAATGTTATCAGATTTAATTCTGTGGAAGCTGGTCAAGTGCACTTGGATCCTGCCTCCCGATTGATGTTCCTAGGAGAATGGTACTCTGCCTACGAGAAGAAAACCAAAAAGTGGACCGAGCCGCAGACTCTTCCGGTGGAAGGAGATAAGGTGGATATAGAGGTGTTAGAAGGTGCAGATGGGTACCTGGGTATGATACTCAACAATGAAGGAGTGAAGGTGGGAAATTTGGGTATCACTGATTACAGTGCTGtgtaa
- a CDS encoding uncharacterized protein (EggNog:ENOG41), with protein MTTVSNLQSESDSQEVPPCKVNISSPVREVSPLSEDTGKVSYSSSSSSKDFKGPRYKGRLPISEVPELMTLCEEFIATKNVTGLAMIARQRGLPPSLRYKIWPVLLRYHPYVQHPYIEPDFDDDDDAEEEEENGHKNNNNDTVNDHNDEHNTGHNKKEADTGKLNIPYKEIKFDLKKYTRYTERYKPQSMTLELHDLFDIQDKMFEAIEGAIVRFVKKWGSIVKYNSGLTWIAMGLAEWIPPLENSEYVLCGRDDIAKNGTKLRNVNDNYFERFDSYDSDISSNASLTVDSTPSISGSPRSVSSLATSSLTSDDTRTSHSRHSNDPYPFKPMNFAEVYERMVLVILHTPDPAEKDTHLSPVTTTASSHTSDSTSPSDMKRKLDQLPKFGGTIEDRISFFFFGLRKLMPELHGYLSDEDSLKGNWILWWLKYCGSKVWSRYDRGRTWDMLLGFRVNCRHFERDLPVLHKLTDEQMRLLGPDLFWYPEVDDLSVNNGYVDDSSLKNPLDHHGRSSSILTLLNQVSVGSSELTPTLASLCISGLENEDIDALPQLPFSVIDPHIQMIFVSLAFLKSKEFTITELDQSEIIQLFNRLSSLKTSEIRSFVSADGNTIDQHYHPIKKSNRDIENIILEAGELWRKFIYMEMMVDNT; from the coding sequence ATGACTACGGTATCGAATTTGCAGTCCGAAAGCGATTCTCAAGAAGTGCCTCCTTGCAAAGTGAACATTAGTTCTCCCGTAAGGGAGGTTTCTCCCTTGTCCGAGGATACCGGTAAGGTGTCTTattcctcttcaagttcttccaaagacTTTAAGGGCCCCCGCTACAAGGGCCGTCTTCCGATTTCAGAGGTTCCGGAACTTATGACTCTTTGTGAGGAGTTTATTGCCACAAAAAATGTCACTGGCTTAGCAATGATTGCACGGCAAAGAGGTTTACCTCCCTCATTGCGGTACAAGATATGGCCTGTTCTTCTCAGATATCATCCTTACGTTCAGCATCCTTATATCGAACCCGATttcgatgatgacgatgatgcggaagaagaagaggagaacGGCCATAAGAATAATAACAATGACACCGTGAACGATCATAATGACGAACACAACACTGGCCATAATAAGAAAGAGGCCGATACCGGCAAGTTAAATATTCCCTACAAGGAAATCAAGTttgacttgaagaagtataCTCGTTATACAGAGCGATACAAGCCTCAAAGCATGACGCTGGAATTACACGACCTGTTTGATATCCAAGATAAAATGTTCGAGGCTATCGAGGGTGCTATTGTAAGATTCGTCAAGAAATGGGGGTCCATTGTTAAGTACAACTCTGGTCTTACCTGGATCGCGATGGGTTTGGCTGAATGGATTCCTCCCCTAGAGAATTCTGAGTACGTTCTCTGTGGCAGAGATGACATTGCAAAAAATGGTACCAAGCTTAGAAATGTTAATGATAATTATTTTGAGCGCTTTGATTCCTATGATTCGGATATTTCTTCCAACGCTTCCTTGACTGTCGACTCAACCCCTAGCATTTCCGGATCACCCCGTTCTGTTTCTAGTCTGGCCACTTCCAGCTTGACCTCGGACGACACTCGTACATCCCATTCCAGACATTCTAATGATCCTTACCCTTTTAAGCCGATGAATTTTGCTGAAGTTTACGAAAGAATGGTTCTTGTTATTCTTCACACTCCGGATCCTGCTGAAAAGGATACGCATCTTTCTCCTGTCACAACTACAGCAAGTAGTCATACGAGCGACAGTACATCACCTTCGgatatgaagagaaagttggATCAACTTCCAAAGTTTGGTGGTACAATCGAGGATAGgatctcctttttcttttttggcttAAGAAAACTTATGCCTGAGTTGCACGGCTACCtttcagatgaagattccCTCAAGGGAAACTGGATCTTATGGTGGTTGAAATACTGTGGATCCAAAGTCTGGTCCAGATACGACAGAGGTAGAACGTGGGATATGCTTTTAGGATTTCGTGTGAATTGTCGCCACTTTGAGCGTGATTTACCTGTATTGCATAAACTGACAGATGAGCAGATGCGCCTGTTAGGTCCAGATTTATTCTGGTACCCAGAGGTCGACGATCTGTCCGTCAATAATGGTTATGTGGATGATTCtagtttgaagaatcctTTGGATCACCACGGCAGATCGTCTTCTATACTGACGCTATTGAACCAGGTGTCCGTTGGCTCATCGGAGTTAACGCCAACCCTTGCCTCGTTATGCATTTCAGGCCTCGAAAATGAGGACATAGATGCACTTCCTCAACTTCCTTTCTCGGTTATCGATCCGCACATTCAAATGATTTTTGTTTCACTTgcatttttgaaatctAAGGAATTCACGATTACAGAGTTGGATCAGTCTGAGATCATTCAGCTTTTTAACCGTCTTTCTTCGTTGAAAACCTCGGAGATAAGATCATTTGTATCTGCTGACGGAAATACGATTGATCAGCATTACCACCCGATTAAAAAATCCAATAGGGATATCGAGAATATCATTCTGGAGGCCGGGGAACTATGGCGAAAGTTCATATACATGGAGATGATGGTGGATAATACATAA